One stretch of Segatella copri DNA includes these proteins:
- the cas7c gene encoding type I-C CRISPR-associated protein Cas7/Csd2, whose amino-acid sequence MAELKNKIDFVYIFDVQDGNPNGDPDAGNLPRVDAETGMGLVTDVCLKRKVRNYVQVAKSLADGYDIFIKEKAVLNNEIDKAHDDSEVKSAKDKTAAARLFMCKNYYDIRTFGAVMSTGKNAGQVRGPIQLTFARSVDSIATAEHSITRMAVATENEAEKQKGDNRTMGRKATVPYGLYVCHGFISANLAKQTGFSEDDLQLFFDALKNMFDVDRSAARGLMSAQKLIVFKHDSVLGNAPANKLFDLVKIERNPDTNPDAVPRSFNDYKVTIDMDSVPSGVTVEELI is encoded by the coding sequence ATGGCTGAATTAAAAAATAAAATTGATTTCGTGTACATTTTTGATGTTCAGGATGGTAATCCTAATGGAGACCCAGATGCAGGTAATCTTCCTCGTGTGGATGCAGAAACAGGTATGGGCTTAGTTACTGATGTGTGCTTGAAGCGTAAGGTGCGCAACTATGTGCAGGTAGCAAAAAGTCTGGCTGATGGGTATGATATTTTTATCAAGGAGAAGGCCGTTCTCAACAATGAGATAGATAAGGCACATGATGACTCAGAAGTCAAGAGCGCAAAAGACAAAACGGCAGCAGCTCGTTTATTTATGTGCAAGAACTATTATGATATTCGTACTTTTGGTGCTGTAATGTCTACAGGAAAGAATGCAGGACAGGTAAGAGGTCCTATTCAGCTTACATTTGCTCGCTCTGTAGATTCAATTGCAACTGCTGAACATTCTATTACTCGAATGGCGGTAGCTACAGAAAATGAAGCAGAAAAGCAGAAAGGTGACAACAGAACTATGGGCCGCAAAGCAACTGTCCCTTATGGTCTCTATGTTTGTCATGGTTTTATCTCTGCTAATCTTGCAAAGCAAACAGGTTTTTCAGAGGATGATCTTCAACTATTCTTTGATGCATTGAAGAACATGTTTGATGTTGACCGTTCTGCAGCAAGGGGCTTGATGAGTGCTCAGAAATTAATCGTGTTCAAACATGATTCTGTTCTGGGTAATGCTCCAGCGAATAAATTGTTTGATTTGGTGAAAATTGAGAGAAATCCTGATACGAATCCGGATGCGGTACCAAGATCGTTTAACGATTATAAGGTTACAATAGATATGGACTCTGTCCCTAGCGGTGTAACAGTTGAAGAATTGATTTAG
- a CDS encoding SGNH/GDSL hydrolase family protein, with amino-acid sequence MKRLSVIVCLFMFALMPLLAQVKQTVAVLGDSYSTFEGFIPKGYATWYTTAVQKVTDVNKVEQTWWWQVIKEGGYKMGNINSYSGSTICNTGYSDEDYSDRSFINRTTLLGNPDIILICGGTNDSWANAPIGNYQYSNWKRADLYCFRPALAKLLSDLRQRHPNVDIYFILNSELKDEINESVKKICKTYQVPVIALHDIDKKNGHPTIKGMRSLADQVLKVIKK; translated from the coding sequence ATGAAAAGATTATCAGTTATCGTCTGCCTCTTTATGTTCGCTCTGATGCCTCTTCTGGCACAGGTGAAGCAGACCGTTGCCGTTCTCGGCGACTCGTATTCAACATTCGAGGGTTTCATTCCAAAGGGATATGCCACCTGGTACACCACTGCGGTTCAAAAAGTAACCGATGTCAACAAGGTGGAACAAACCTGGTGGTGGCAGGTTATCAAGGAAGGTGGTTACAAGATGGGCAACATCAATTCCTATTCCGGTTCCACCATCTGCAACACCGGCTACAGCGATGAGGATTACAGCGACCGTTCATTCATCAACCGCACTACCCTTCTGGGCAATCCAGACATCATCTTGATTTGCGGCGGAACGAACGACAGTTGGGCAAATGCCCCTATCGGCAATTACCAGTACAGCAACTGGAAGCGTGCCGACCTCTACTGTTTCCGTCCTGCCCTGGCGAAGTTGCTTTCCGATCTCCGCCAGCGCCATCCGAATGTAGATATCTACTTCATTCTAAATTCTGAGCTGAAAGATGAAATCAACGAGTCAGTAAAAAAGATCTGCAAGACCTATCAGGTTCCGGTCATCGCCCTTCATGACATAGACAAGAAGAACGGTCACCCAACTATCAAGGGAATGAGAAGCCTTGCCGACCAGGTTCTGAAGGTGATAAAGAAATAA
- the cas8c gene encoding type I-C CRISPR-associated protein Cas8c/Csd1: MILKALYDYYNRCGDDIVPMDMAYVDFYYSIVLDEKGNFIRLEPLGGDSGLPLLTFRPEERTSAPVPHCMGDHAGYILGLKEVKAKDNFDYAKEMTRNEKTLTAFKKDVENFFNILPDNSFVQAIHAFYKKFSLETINAIKHDSHWGDFCKYLAKNITFSVIGINGYAASDNEILQVKKRSKSNENKKAVCLITGVKEKPVNTTYSSFILGGKSNAKLVAFQVNSGYDSYGKKMGLNAPISEEAEFKYTTALLKLLSKNSRNKFRIGDRSFIFWASSNSEAAEQTEGSLFDLLGYTEEEVDDPNAKIEQVRKVFTAIYSGSLKTSLEDRFYILGLAPNSARIAVVYWSECSLKEFAGKILCHFKDMEIKDTRNDKKPYMGIKSMLSAVTLNGKQSEATPNLPEAIVKSIFQGTPYPFTLFSACIRRIRAEAGSKDAIRIARMAIIKAYLNRTSSNNKKIEIMLDKSNTNQGYLCGRLFAVLDKIQVDANGGSSIRERYMNAASATPASVFATILNLSSHHMEKLSNQGKKIFFEKMKQEIMDKIPATGFPAHLDLQDQGRFFIGYYHQKQEFFTKKEEENKD, from the coding sequence ATGATACTAAAAGCATTATATGACTATTATAATAGATGCGGTGATGATATCGTTCCTATGGATATGGCGTATGTTGATTTTTATTATTCTATTGTTTTAGATGAGAAAGGAAATTTCATACGTCTTGAACCTTTAGGAGGCGATAGTGGTTTGCCGCTTCTGACGTTTCGTCCAGAAGAGCGTACGTCAGCTCCAGTACCGCATTGTATGGGAGATCATGCTGGTTATATTTTAGGCTTAAAAGAAGTAAAAGCAAAAGACAATTTTGATTATGCTAAAGAAATGACTCGAAATGAGAAAACTTTGACTGCTTTTAAAAAAGATGTAGAAAACTTTTTTAATATCTTGCCGGATAATAGTTTTGTGCAGGCTATACATGCTTTCTATAAAAAGTTTAGTTTGGAAACAATCAATGCTATTAAACATGATTCGCATTGGGGTGATTTCTGTAAGTATCTTGCAAAAAATATAACATTCAGCGTGATAGGAATAAATGGATATGCAGCTAGTGACAATGAAATTCTTCAAGTAAAGAAACGGAGTAAGTCAAACGAAAACAAGAAGGCTGTCTGTCTTATAACAGGAGTAAAGGAAAAGCCTGTTAATACGACTTATAGTTCGTTCATCTTGGGAGGAAAGAGCAATGCTAAACTTGTTGCTTTCCAGGTTAATTCTGGCTATGATTCTTATGGAAAGAAAATGGGGCTAAATGCGCCTATATCAGAAGAAGCTGAGTTTAAATATACTACGGCTTTATTGAAACTATTATCAAAGAATTCTCGAAATAAGTTCCGAATTGGCGATCGTTCATTTATTTTTTGGGCGTCCTCTAACAGCGAGGCAGCAGAACAGACTGAAGGTAGCCTCTTTGACCTGTTGGGATATACTGAAGAAGAGGTTGATGATCCAAATGCTAAGATAGAGCAAGTGCGCAAAGTGTTTACGGCTATATATTCTGGAAGTTTGAAAACATCATTAGAAGACCGCTTCTATATACTTGGACTTGCTCCAAATTCGGCTAGAATAGCCGTTGTATATTGGTCGGAATGTTCTCTGAAAGAATTTGCAGGAAAGATATTGTGTCATTTTAAAGATATGGAAATCAAAGATACTCGTAATGATAAGAAACCATATATGGGAATCAAGAGTATGCTTTCAGCTGTCACTCTTAACGGGAAACAGTCTGAAGCTACCCCTAATCTTCCTGAAGCTATTGTCAAAAGTATCTTCCAAGGAACACCATATCCATTCACTTTATTTTCTGCATGCATTCGCAGAATAAGAGCAGAGGCTGGCAGCAAAGATGCAATTCGTATTGCTCGTATGGCAATCATCAAGGCATATCTCAATAGAACAAGTAGTAATAATAAAAAAATAGAAATTATGTTGGACAAAAGTAACACTAATCAAGGCTACTTATGTGGTCGTCTTTTTGCAGTTCTTGATAAGATTCAAGTAGATGCAAATGGAGGTAGCAGCATACGTGAAAGATATATGAATGCTGCCAGTGCAACACCAGCTTCAGTGTTTGCTACAATTCTTAATCTTTCTTCACATCACATGGAGAAGTTGTCGAATCAGGGTAAGAAAATCTTCTTTGAGAAGATGAAGCAGGAGATTATGGATAAGATTCCTGCAACAGGTTTCCCTGCACATCTTGATCTTCAAGACCAGGGTAGATTCTTTATTGGATACTATCATCAGAAACAAGAATTCTTTACGAAGAAAGAGGAAGAGAATAAAGATTAA
- the cas2 gene encoding CRISPR-associated endonuclease Cas2 produces the protein MFVLITYDVNITSAHGAKRLRNVARACLNYGKRVQNSVFECILTESQFFVLRDQLKGIIDTEQDSIRFYILGKNWKRKVETLGKDMGLDFTGELII, from the coding sequence ATGTTTGTATTGATTACTTATGATGTAAACATTACCTCGGCTCATGGTGCGAAACGTTTACGCAATGTAGCAAGGGCGTGTTTGAATTACGGAAAGAGAGTTCAAAACTCTGTTTTTGAGTGTATTTTGACGGAATCTCAGTTTTTCGTATTGAGGGACCAGTTGAAAGGGATTATTGATACTGAACAAGATAGTATTAGGTTCTATATTCTTGGGAAAAATTGGAAACGTAAAGTCGAGACTTTGGGTAAGGATATGGGGCTTGACTTTACTGGTGAGCTTATCATTTAA
- the cas4 gene encoding CRISPR-associated protein Cas4, translating to MYTEDEMLMLSGIQHFMFCPRQWALIHIEQQWAENKLTTEGQILHKNVDNPFYRQKNGDVITLRSLHIASKELGLYGITDAVELVPTDSSEDAITHNRYKGYWKPYPVEYKRGHHKPDERDEVQLAAQAMCLEEMYGIHIPYGALYYDEVKHRETISISESLRSTTIQCALQMHEVFKSGILPKANKQHHCKNCSLVNLCMPEMSDCTLVSTYLNKNLYEDIT from the coding sequence ATGTATACTGAAGACGAAATGCTCATGTTGTCGGGGATACAGCACTTTATGTTCTGCCCTCGACAATGGGCTTTGATTCATATCGAGCAACAATGGGCAGAAAATAAACTAACGACAGAAGGGCAGATTCTACACAAGAACGTAGATAATCCCTTCTATCGTCAGAAAAATGGTGATGTTATCACACTTCGCTCCCTCCATATTGCCTCTAAAGAATTAGGATTGTATGGTATAACTGATGCAGTAGAACTTGTTCCAACTGATTCTTCAGAAGATGCTATAACTCATAATCGCTACAAAGGATATTGGAAACCATACCCTGTGGAGTATAAAAGAGGTCATCATAAGCCTGATGAAAGAGATGAAGTACAATTGGCTGCCCAGGCAATGTGTCTCGAAGAAATGTATGGTATCCATATTCCATACGGTGCATTGTATTATGATGAAGTAAAACATAGAGAAACAATTTCTATTTCTGAGTCATTAAGAAGTACGACTATTCAATGTGCCCTTCAGATGCATGAGGTATTTAAAAGCGGTATCTTGCCAAAAGCTAACAAACAGCATCATTGTAAGAATTGTTCTCTGGTAAATCTCTGTATGCCAGAAATGAGTGATTGTACTCTAGTATCAACCTATTTAAACAAGAATCTATATGAGGATATTACTTAA
- a CDS encoding P-II family nitrogen regulator, translating into MKKIEAIIRKSRFEDVKKALLAADIEWFSYYNVRGEGKMRQARIYRGVMYDTSSIERVLLNIVVRDKNVEPTIAAIQGAAQTGEVGDGRIFVIPVLDTVRIRTGERGDIALYNAEKEE; encoded by the coding sequence ATGAAGAAGATTGAGGCAATTATCCGCAAGTCAAGATTCGAGGATGTCAAGAAGGCACTTTTAGCAGCAGACATCGAGTGGTTCTCTTATTATAATGTAAGAGGAGAGGGAAAAATGCGCCAGGCTCGCATTTACCGTGGTGTGATGTACGATACCAGCAGCATCGAACGTGTGCTTCTGAATATTGTGGTTCGTGATAAGAACGTGGAACCTACCATCGCCGCCATCCAGGGCGCTGCACAGACCGGTGAAGTCGGAGACGGCAGAATCTTCGTGATTCCTGTACTCGATACCGTTAGAATCAGAACTGGCGAGCGAGGCGACATCGCATTGTATAACGCTGAGAAAGAGGAATAA
- the cas1c gene encoding type I-C CRISPR-associated endonuclease Cas1c, translating to MRILLNTLYVTTPEAYLSKDGLNVVISVKQNEIFRIPIHNIEQIITFGYMGASPGLMKLCADNNVSLTFLSPQGRYISRSQGPTRGNVLLRKAQYKNSDEPNYALHLSKLFIGGKIQNYRNILRRFIRDNGDDEAIERVCEELLRCKRRVLNAESIDSVRGIEGEAATAYFGVFSRLLLNQKEDFVFEGRNRRPPKDAINAMLSFVYTLICNDMTSALETVGLDPYVGFMHTLRPGRASLSLDMMEELRAYLGDRLVLSLINRKQITIKDFIKQGDEGIVMTDSGRKIILSAWQNRKKEQIIHPYLNEKVSIGLLPYVQAMLLARFIRKDIDDYPVFLIK from the coding sequence ATGAGGATATTACTTAATACATTATACGTGACCACACCTGAAGCCTATCTAAGTAAAGATGGGTTGAATGTTGTGATATCTGTGAAGCAAAACGAGATATTCCGTATTCCTATCCATAATATAGAGCAAATTATTACTTTTGGTTATATGGGGGCAAGTCCAGGATTGATGAAACTGTGTGCAGATAATAATGTTTCTCTAACCTTCCTTTCACCTCAAGGAAGATATATCAGCCGTTCGCAAGGTCCGACTAGGGGAAACGTTTTGCTGAGAAAAGCACAATATAAGAATTCTGATGAACCTAACTATGCTCTTCATCTCAGTAAACTTTTCATAGGAGGAAAAATCCAAAACTATCGTAATATCTTGCGTCGTTTTATTAGAGACAATGGAGATGATGAGGCTATAGAACGTGTTTGCGAGGAACTGCTTCGGTGCAAAAGAAGAGTTTTGAATGCTGAATCTATAGATAGTGTGAGAGGAATAGAAGGAGAAGCTGCCACTGCTTATTTTGGTGTATTCTCACGTCTTCTTCTAAATCAGAAAGAAGATTTTGTATTTGAAGGTCGCAATCGTCGACCACCAAAAGATGCGATTAATGCGATGTTATCTTTCGTATATACTCTTATATGTAATGATATGACATCGGCTTTGGAGACTGTTGGCTTAGACCCATACGTAGGGTTTATGCATACTTTAAGACCAGGGCGTGCATCTTTATCTTTGGATATGATGGAGGAGCTGCGAGCATATTTGGGTGATAGATTGGTTCTATCTTTAATCAACAGAAAACAGATTACCATCAAAGATTTCATCAAGCAGGGTGACGAAGGTATCGTCATGACAGACTCGGGGCGTAAGATTATATTGTCTGCTTGGCAAAACAGAAAGAAGGAGCAGATTATTCATCCTTATTTAAATGAAAAGGTAAGTATAGGTCTTCTTCCTTATGTTCAAGCAATGTTGTTGGCGAGATTCATTCGTAAGGATATTGATGATTATCCAGTGTTTTTAATCAAGTAG
- a CDS encoding ATP-binding protein has product MNINELIGEATAYDKKQQLEVKRPKSWLKSVSAFANGEGGTLVFGISDDDQVVGLADAESDAERISEEIKTKLDPIPAVNLEFKEVDGKKLVLLHVYKGQETPYYYIGDKQRLAFVRVGNESVVADRLQLKNLVMRGAGRSFDAIPSPYKFEDMSFSKLKSVHFKRLNQSFDDSDFVSWGIVDIDGKLTNAGTLLADDSPIRHSRIFCTRWNGLDMTSGLGEALDDAELEGSVISQLQDAVAFVRNNSHRRWWKEAEYREELPDYPERAVTEVICNAIIHRDYMELGSEIHIDMYDDRMEVYSPGGMFDGRLIQQLNPLTVPSKRRNPLLADFFHRLKLMERRGSGMKKIIGEYKRFENLENYHAPEFSSNATEFHVTLWNLNYGEDVVKDNLHVVKETDDVVKDVVKDVVKEKANATKEFVKAQRQIYKLISQMPQISAAQMSENMGISLRQVQRYLKQLSDQNLIVREGSRKNGIWKILDDEYEGFFKRI; this is encoded by the coding sequence ATGAACATAAATGAGTTAATAGGCGAAGCAACCGCCTACGATAAGAAGCAACAACTCGAAGTCAAGAGACCTAAGAGCTGGCTAAAAAGTGTTTCAGCCTTTGCCAATGGTGAGGGCGGAACATTGGTGTTTGGTATCAGTGACGACGACCAAGTGGTAGGACTTGCTGATGCAGAAAGTGACGCAGAGAGAATAAGTGAGGAGATAAAGACCAAACTTGACCCTATACCTGCCGTCAACCTCGAATTTAAGGAGGTGGACGGCAAGAAGCTTGTGCTGCTTCATGTCTATAAAGGACAAGAGACACCATATTATTATATAGGTGACAAACAACGATTGGCATTTGTGAGAGTCGGTAACGAGTCAGTGGTAGCTGACAGACTTCAATTGAAGAACCTTGTTATGAGAGGTGCTGGTCGTTCGTTTGATGCTATCCCATCACCATACAAGTTTGAGGATATGTCTTTCTCCAAACTCAAATCTGTTCATTTTAAGCGATTGAACCAATCGTTTGATGATAGTGATTTCGTTTCATGGGGAATAGTTGACATTGACGGGAAACTAACCAATGCCGGTACATTATTGGCAGATGATTCCCCTATACGCCATTCTCGTATCTTCTGCACACGTTGGAATGGACTTGACATGACGAGTGGTTTGGGGGAGGCTTTGGATGATGCCGAATTGGAAGGTAGTGTCATCAGTCAATTGCAAGATGCAGTTGCTTTTGTGAGAAACAATTCTCACAGAAGATGGTGGAAAGAAGCTGAGTATCGAGAAGAACTGCCAGATTATCCTGAGCGTGCCGTAACCGAAGTGATATGTAATGCCATCATTCATAGAGATTATATGGAACTTGGCAGTGAGATACACATAGATATGTATGACGACCGCATGGAAGTGTATTCCCCTGGTGGCATGTTTGATGGACGATTGATACAACAACTTAATCCTCTGACTGTGCCATCGAAACGTCGCAATCCTTTATTGGCAGATTTCTTTCATCGCTTGAAACTGATGGAGCGTAGAGGTAGTGGCATGAAAAAGATAATTGGTGAGTATAAGCGTTTTGAAAACTTGGAAAATTATCACGCACCAGAGTTTAGTTCCAATGCAACAGAATTTCATGTTACTCTATGGAACCTCAATTATGGGGAGGATGTCGTAAAAGACAACCTTCATGTCGTAAAAGAGACGGATGATGTCGTAAAAGATGTCGTAAAAGATGTCGTAAAAGAAAAAGCAAATGCTACAAAAGAATTTGTTAAAGCACAACGGCAAATTTATAAGTTGATTTCGCAGATGCCCCAAATCAGTGCTGCGCAAATGTCAGAGAACATGGGGATTTCTTTGCGACAAGTGCAACGATACCTCAAGCAACTTTCCGACCAAAACCTAATTGTAAGAGAAGGTAGTCGCAAAAATGGCATTTGGAAAATCTTGGACGATGAATACGAAGGCTTCTTCAAAAGAATATAA
- the cas5c gene encoding type I-C CRISPR-associated protein Cas5c → MEYTDKEYCLEVWGDMACFTRPELKVERVSYDVITPSAARAIFEAIFWKPAIHWQITKIEVLKPIKWTSVRRNEVGAVAGKSVIFIEEKRQQKNTLLLKDVGYRIWAKMEFRSVLKRKAEGDLFSHEPGKDENPMKYYQMFERRASKGQCFNQPYLGTREFSASFRLVNPDDDTLTPPISEEQGGTKDLGIMLYDMDFADKKNIQPMFYRPQMKDGIIIVPPINSEEILK, encoded by the coding sequence ATGGAATATACTGATAAAGAATATTGTTTGGAGGTGTGGGGCGATATGGCTTGTTTCACAAGACCCGAACTGAAAGTTGAACGTGTAAGCTATGATGTGATTACACCATCAGCAGCACGAGCTATATTCGAGGCTATATTTTGGAAGCCTGCCATTCATTGGCAGATAACCAAGATAGAGGTGTTGAAACCTATCAAATGGACTTCTGTAAGAAGAAATGAGGTGGGGGCGGTAGCTGGTAAATCTGTCATCTTTATAGAGGAAAAACGTCAGCAGAAAAATACTTTGCTTTTAAAAGATGTTGGTTATCGAATTTGGGCAAAGATGGAGTTCCGTTCTGTATTGAAGCGAAAGGCAGAAGGAGATTTGTTTTCTCATGAGCCGGGTAAAGATGAGAATCCGATGAAGTATTATCAGATGTTTGAGCGTAGAGCAAGCAAGGGACAATGTTTCAATCAGCCTTATCTTGGTACTCGTGAGTTCTCTGCCTCTTTCCGTCTCGTTAATCCTGATGATGATACATTGACTCCACCAATATCTGAAGAGCAAGGTGGTACTAAAGACTTAGGAATCATGCTCTATGATATGGACTTTGCTGATAAGAAGAATATCCAGCCAATGTTCTATCGTCCACAGATGAAAGATGGCATAATTATTGTTCCACCAATTAATAGTGAGGAGATTTTAAAATGA
- a CDS encoding abortive infection family protein, which yields MAEGMATLRNSYGSGHGRAASYKGLEERHAKLAVGSSITLVEFLWCTHERTKDKNKV from the coding sequence ATAGCTGAAGGAATGGCTACTTTGAGAAATTCATATGGAAGCGGACATGGACGTGCTGCTTCATATAAAGGGTTAGAAGAGCGTCATGCCAAATTAGCTGTGGGCAGTTCAATAACATTGGTTGAGTTTTTGTGGTGTACTCATGAAAGAACAAAAGACAAGAATAAGGTCTAA
- a CDS encoding ammonium transporter, translated as MSSLLLTTLDTGNTAWMIMATILVLLMSIPGIALFYGGLVRQKNILSILMQTVFIVAVVSLIWVAFGYSWAFSTEYADSGNPLACVIGGFDKCFLHGIGLDAIMPTGIPELTFAMFQCMFALITPALILGAFAERVKFSGYVLFTILWVIIAYLPMAHWVWGGGFLQEMGAIDFAGGTVVHINAGVAALVMALCVGKRDDYRAGHPITPHNITFVFMGMSFLWLGWFGFNAGSGLAADGLAANAFLVTHIATAAAATTWMLIDWIVNKKPTTVGACTGAVAGLVAITPAAGSSDIFGAFCIGIISTIVCFFMVAVVKEKFKYDDALDAFGVHGMGGILGSVLTGVFATRYVTGAEGVQGALYGDWHQLWIQVVATVVSIIYSIVVTYIIFKVVDKSVGVRVDKRVEEEGLDIYEHGESAYSN; from the coding sequence ATGAGCAGTTTATTATTAACTACACTTGATACGGGTAACACAGCGTGGATGATCATGGCCACCATCTTGGTACTTTTGATGTCAATCCCGGGTATAGCACTTTTTTATGGTGGTTTGGTGCGCCAGAAGAATATTCTCAGCATCCTGATGCAGACGGTTTTCATTGTGGCAGTAGTCAGTCTGATATGGGTAGCCTTCGGTTATTCCTGGGCTTTCTCTACAGAATATGCCGATTCGGGCAATCCTCTGGCTTGCGTCATCGGTGGTTTCGATAAATGTTTCCTCCACGGCATCGGCTTGGATGCCATCATGCCTACAGGTATTCCGGAACTCACCTTTGCAATGTTCCAGTGCATGTTCGCCCTCATTACTCCAGCCTTGATTCTCGGTGCTTTTGCCGAGCGTGTGAAGTTCAGCGGTTATGTACTTTTCACCATCCTCTGGGTTATCATCGCTTATCTTCCTATGGCTCACTGGGTATGGGGCGGCGGTTTCCTGCAGGAGATGGGAGCCATCGACTTTGCGGGTGGTACCGTGGTACATATCAATGCCGGTGTAGCCGCTCTGGTCATGGCACTCTGTGTAGGCAAGCGTGATGATTACCGTGCGGGTCATCCTATCACACCTCACAACATCACCTTCGTGTTCATGGGTATGTCATTCCTCTGGTTGGGATGGTTCGGCTTCAATGCCGGTAGCGGATTGGCAGCTGATGGTCTGGCAGCCAACGCCTTCCTTGTAACCCATATCGCAACAGCAGCGGCAGCCACTACCTGGATGCTCATCGACTGGATTGTGAACAAGAAGCCAACTACGGTAGGTGCTTGTACCGGTGCTGTTGCCGGACTGGTAGCCATCACTCCTGCAGCCGGCAGTTCCGATATTTTCGGAGCTTTCTGCATCGGTATCATTTCCACCATCGTCTGCTTCTTCATGGTAGCAGTGGTGAAGGAGAAGTTCAAGTATGATGATGCCCTTGATGCCTTTGGTGTTCATGGTATGGGTGGTATTCTGGGATCAGTCCTCACCGGTGTATTCGCCACAAGATACGTAACAGGTGCCGAAGGCGTGCAGGGTGCTCTCTATGGCGACTGGCATCAGCTTTGGATTCAGGTGGTAGCCACCGTGGTAAGCATCATCTACAGCATCGTAGTTACCTATATTATCTTCAAGGTAGTAGATAAGAGTGTAGGAGTACGTGTTGACAAGCGAGTAGAGGAGGAAGGTCTCGACATCTACGAGCATGGTGAGAGTGCTTATAGCAACTAA
- a CDS encoding helix-turn-helix domain-containing protein — protein sequence MTNDSFSIRLREARLMMGLSMDKLVERTHGAITKQSISRYEKGIMRPKRDALQAIAKALNISEAYFDGTNIKIDVPMLRTTSNGKLSEDELQALEAKLSFWAEQYLAKEKEAGFPTQFKNPVKGTKVSTLEDAIHAADLLREKWHCGDGPIASILRLLERKGIMILAANLPEYVFGMSTWADKKHPLMILDFNPEKSSVEKLRFTAVHELAHLLLLFPEDSPLRLEKRCDLFASFFLLPKLALIEELGSKKREKITLEEMIDIKELYGASLAASIIAARDYGIITTEYKRAWYAEHIEPNPREIGNGHYAFPETLGREKRVNSIIKSMEE from the coding sequence ATGACTAATGACTCATTTTCTATAAGATTGCGAGAAGCGCGCCTGATGATGGGGCTCAGTATGGATAAACTCGTAGAGCGAACCCATGGAGCCATCACCAAGCAGAGTATATCCCGTTATGAGAAAGGCATCATGCGCCCCAAGCGTGATGCCCTGCAAGCCATAGCCAAAGCCCTCAATATCAGCGAGGCATATTTCGATGGTACCAATATCAAGATAGATGTTCCGATGCTCCGCACCACCTCCAATGGCAAGTTATCCGAAGACGAGTTGCAAGCCCTTGAAGCAAAACTCTCTTTTTGGGCGGAGCAGTATCTTGCCAAGGAGAAAGAAGCGGGTTTTCCTACCCAGTTCAAGAATCCGGTAAAAGGCACCAAGGTATCAACCCTTGAAGATGCCATCCATGCTGCCGACCTTCTTCGTGAAAAGTGGCATTGCGGTGATGGTCCCATCGCCAGCATTCTGAGACTCTTGGAAAGAAAAGGTATCATGATACTTGCTGCTAATCTTCCAGAGTATGTCTTCGGAATGAGCACCTGGGCAGATAAGAAGCATCCGCTGATGATTCTCGATTTCAATCCGGAAAAGAGTAGCGTAGAGAAACTTCGTTTCACGGCAGTTCATGAACTGGCTCATCTGCTTCTCCTCTTCCCGGAAGATAGTCCGCTGAGGCTGGAGAAGCGTTGTGATCTCTTTGCCAGTTTCTTCCTTCTTCCTAAATTGGCGCTTATCGAAGAGTTGGGTTCCAAGAAACGTGAGAAGATAACGCTGGAGGAGATGATTGACATCAAGGAACTGTATGGCGCATCTCTAGCCGCTTCCATCATCGCCGCCAGGGATTACGGCATCATCACCACCGAGTATAAACGGGCATGGTATGCCGAGCATATAGAGCCTAATCCACGAGAAATAGGTAATGGCCACTATGCATTTCCTGAGACATTGGGAAGGGAGAAGAGAGTCAACTCAATCATCAAAAGTATGGAGGAATAG